The following proteins come from a genomic window of Dongia rigui:
- a CDS encoding pseudouridine synthase — MKLVKHLANLGYGSRKEVAAMIRNGRFTDEAGHEIDEDADIAHGALRFDGERLDPDASAVVMMHKPLGVTCSTKDPGRIVYDILPMRWRFRKPPVSPIGRLDRDTSGLLLFTADGAFLHRVISPKSNVPKVYEVTLARPLEGHEKDLFAAGTMMLESETKPLLPAELEVTGEKTARLTLHEGRYHQVRRMFAATGNHVEALHRAQIGLLTLGDLPEGEWRELTAEEIGRVILA, encoded by the coding sequence ATGAAACTGGTGAAGCACTTAGCCAATCTGGGTTACGGCAGCCGCAAGGAAGTGGCGGCGATGATCCGCAACGGCCGCTTCACCGATGAAGCCGGCCATGAGATCGACGAGGATGCGGATATCGCCCATGGTGCGCTGCGCTTCGACGGCGAAAGGCTGGACCCCGATGCCAGCGCCGTCGTCATGATGCATAAGCCGCTGGGTGTTACCTGCTCGACCAAGGATCCGGGTCGTATCGTCTATGACATCCTCCCCATGCGCTGGCGATTCCGCAAACCGCCCGTCTCGCCCATCGGCCGGCTGGACCGCGACACATCCGGCCTGCTGCTCTTCACCGCCGACGGCGCCTTCCTGCACCGCGTGATCTCGCCCAAATCGAATGTGCCGAAGGTCTATGAGGTGACGTTGGCAAGGCCGCTTGAGGGCCATGAGAAAGACCTCTTTGCCGCCGGCACGATGATGTTGGAATCGGAAACGAAGCCGCTGCTGCCGGCCGAGCTCGAGGTCACGGGCGAAAAGACCGCGCGCCTGACGCTGCATGAAGGGCGCTATCACCAGGTGCGTCGCATGTTCGCCGCCACCGGCAATCATGTCGAGGCGCTGCATCGCGCGCAGATCGGTTTGCTCACTTTGGGCGATTTGCCGGAAGGCGAGTGGCGCGAATTGACGGCGGAAGAGATCGGCCGCGTCATCCTCGCCTAG
- a CDS encoding type II CAAX endopeptidase family protein — protein MTDIDILLQGQRLRTDPIPRSQRLAFCFVLAMLAMLPAQLYRLGQTEALPWLLADYAGRIAAIAVILILPAGRWCLRQRDDLKVGTLEAVLWIVGIALLFRLAPIDSYLFAAFPQLPLGNYPAPRGVLYAFDITLGLALVALHEELVFRKLGAQVFAALGWGTWRTVLVTSLLFGLYHWWRAPAGMIAAGLYGVVAMMCYRRTGSLWPVGFAHYLVDYFAFA, from the coding sequence ATGACGGATATCGACATATTGCTGCAGGGGCAGCGCCTCCGGACCGACCCGATTCCCCGGTCCCAGCGCCTGGCCTTCTGCTTCGTCCTGGCGATGCTCGCCATGCTGCCTGCCCAGCTCTACCGGCTCGGGCAGACCGAGGCGCTGCCCTGGCTGCTGGCCGATTACGCCGGCCGGATCGCCGCCATCGCGGTCATCCTCATCCTGCCCGCCGGGCGCTGGTGCCTGCGCCAGCGCGACGACCTCAAGGTCGGCACGCTGGAAGCCGTCCTCTGGATCGTCGGCATCGCGCTGCTGTTCCGGCTGGCCCCCATCGACAGCTATCTCTTTGCGGCCTTTCCCCAATTGCCGCTGGGCAATTACCCGGCGCCCAGGGGCGTGCTCTATGCCTTCGATATCACCTTGGGTTTGGCGCTGGTGGCGCTGCATGAGGAACTGGTCTTCCGCAAGCTCGGCGCCCAGGTCTTTGCCGCCCTTGGCTGGGGCACCTGGCGCACGGTCCTGGTCACCAGCCTGCTCTTTGGCCTCTATCACTGGTGGCGGGCACCGGCCGGCATGATCGCCGCTGGCCTCTACGGTGTCGTGGCGATGATGTGCTATCGCCGCACCGGCTCGCTGTGGCCGGTGGGTTTCGCGCATTACCTGGTGGATTACTTCGCCTTCGCCTAG
- a CDS encoding DUF4242 domain-containing protein, producing the protein MPRYVVEREFAAGLVVPINDEGAKACLKVVETNLTDGVTWVHSYVSTDKRKSYCVYDGPNPEAIRRVAGKTNLPVTNITEVRVLDPYFYS; encoded by the coding sequence ATGCCCCGCTATGTCGTCGAACGCGAATTCGCGGCCGGCCTCGTGGTGCCCATCAATGACGAAGGTGCCAAGGCCTGCTTGAAGGTGGTCGAAACCAACCTGACCGACGGCGTCACCTGGGTCCATTCCTATGTCAGCACGGATAAGAGGAAGTCCTACTGCGTCTATGACGGCCCCAATCCGGAAGCGATCCGCCGGGTGGCCGGCAAGACCAACCTGCCGGTCACCAACATCACGGAAGTGAGGGTGCTCGATCCCTATTTCTACAGCTAA
- a CDS encoding DUF1127 domain-containing protein yields MSETCLSCEPTDSLSRTVPLPRSGRLASLVLRLLDWHARLQQRRHLSALSPHMLKDVGLTAADVHAEIGKRPWQP; encoded by the coding sequence ATGTCGGAAACCTGCCTTTCCTGCGAGCCAACCGACAGCCTGTCGCGCACCGTGCCGCTGCCGCGTTCCGGGCGGTTGGCAAGCTTGGTGCTGCGTCTGCTGGACTGGCATGCGCGCCTGCAGCAACGCCGGCATCTAAGTGCCCTCAGCCCTCATATGCTCAAGGATGTCGGCCTGACGGCGGCCGACGTTCATGCCGAGATCGGCAAGCGGCCCTGGCAACCCTAG
- a CDS encoding GNAT family N-acetyltransferase: MSQPQLQPRRSEAAAARDIVRATTTTELDDARHLMRNFVAWHRRRHAADIALVDRYFDEATFARELAELPGAFAAPHGALFIAYHRGRPAGCIALRNLGLGIAEMKRLYVDDPYRGLGLGRALAERVLAEAKAIGYHAIRLDTSRHQIEAIRLYESLGFSRIQPYHPLEAALDAWLYFFEREL; the protein is encoded by the coding sequence ATGTCACAACCCCAATTGCAGCCGCGCCGTTCCGAGGCCGCTGCGGCACGCGATATCGTCCGGGCAACGACCACGACCGAACTCGACGACGCGCGCCATCTGATGCGCAACTTCGTCGCCTGGCACCGGCGGCGCCATGCGGCGGATATCGCCCTGGTCGATCGCTATTTCGACGAAGCCACCTTCGCACGTGAACTGGCGGAACTGCCGGGCGCCTTCGCGGCACCCCATGGCGCGCTGTTCATCGCCTATCACCGCGGCCGTCCGGCGGGCTGCATTGCCTTGCGCAATCTGGGTCTCGGGATTGCCGAAATGAAGCGGCTTTATGTCGATGATCCCTATCGCGGCCTGGGTCTGGGCCGGGCACTCGCCGAGCGCGTCCTCGCCGAGGCCAAGGCGATCGGTTATCACGCGATCCGCCTTGATACCAGCCGCCACCAGATCGAAGCCATCCGCCTCTACGAAAGCCTCGGCTTCAGCCGCATCCAGCCTTATCACCCGCTCGAGGCAGCACTCGATGCCTGGCTCTATTTCTTCGAGCGGGAGCTCTGA
- a CDS encoding ATP-binding protein has protein sequence MSLLERESHLKSLAGWACEAADGEGRVVLVTGEAGIGKTSLLRQFTSDQSGHLSLCQSGHLFRILWGGCEALFTPHPLAPLYDIARQIGGGFASAIDAADRREIAFNLTIEELDRSSLPTILVFEDVHWADEATLDLIKFLGRRLNALGVLLVVSYRDDEVGQRHPLRAVIGDLPPTFLRRLELAPLSAEAVAWLAASVGRSPAGIYATTCGNPFFITEVLASQDDKVPATVRDAVMARLVRLPPAARNVADVASLVPGKAERWLIERTVGGDAEAIDACLAVGMVAQEDGALAFRHELARRAVEENVPIPRRRDLHACILHALQNHAPGEVVAARLVHHADRAQDSAAVLRLAPIAAARAAALSAHREASAHYETALRYASALPPAEKAALYESFSYECYVTDRTEEAIAARQAALALWREVGERLKEGDNLRWLSRLSWFNGQNAVAEQYAKETIALLETLPPGPELAMAYSNCAQLYMLSHRTQLARDWGAKAIALATRFNETEILSHAYNNVGAARLTEGDNGGWEDLERSLGLALAGGFREQAARAYTNLATRAVDMHDFRAAKPYLDAGIAFCDQHDLGSWGRYMTTVRARAALDRGAWSEAQADAEAVIRHPRTAPISRIPALYALGLVRARRGDPGADALLEEAYALAKPTGELQRIGLVVVALAESAWLQGRLEDRATELDEAAVLAKAQPEGWINAEIAFWRYRLDPTRNEADGCSGPTVEALAGRPAQAATQWCDKGCAYLRAMHLADSPDENDLRAALTVAEGLGAMPLAGILRRRLRAAGVRSVARGVQERHRHNPHGLTTRELGVLAQLTEGLRNADIARRLFVSEKTIDHHVSSILAKLGVRSRGEAAAMANRLGLVEPEGTLALAKSK, from the coding sequence ATGAGCTTGCTCGAACGGGAATCGCATTTGAAATCGCTGGCGGGCTGGGCCTGCGAGGCGGCCGATGGCGAGGGCCGCGTCGTGCTGGTCACCGGCGAGGCCGGCATCGGCAAGACGTCGCTGCTGCGGCAGTTTACCAGCGATCAATCGGGCCATCTGTCCCTGTGCCAATCCGGCCACCTGTTCCGCATTCTGTGGGGCGGCTGCGAAGCCCTGTTCACACCGCATCCCCTGGCACCGCTTTACGACATCGCGCGCCAGATCGGCGGTGGCTTTGCGAGTGCCATCGATGCCGCCGACCGGCGCGAGATCGCCTTCAACCTGACCATCGAAGAATTGGACCGCAGCAGCCTGCCCACCATCCTTGTCTTCGAGGATGTGCATTGGGCCGATGAGGCGACGCTCGACCTCATCAAATTTCTCGGCCGGCGCCTCAATGCGCTGGGCGTGTTGCTGGTGGTGAGCTATCGCGATGACGAGGTGGGCCAGCGCCACCCCTTGCGCGCCGTCATCGGCGATCTGCCGCCGACCTTTCTGCGGCGCCTGGAACTGGCGCCCTTGAGTGCCGAGGCGGTCGCTTGGCTCGCGGCCTCGGTCGGCCGATCGCCTGCCGGCATCTACGCCACCACTTGCGGCAATCCGTTCTTCATCACCGAAGTGCTGGCGAGCCAAGACGACAAGGTGCCGGCGACGGTGCGCGATGCGGTCATGGCGCGGCTGGTGCGCCTGCCGCCAGCGGCGCGCAATGTCGCCGATGTGGCGTCGCTGGTCCCGGGCAAGGCCGAACGCTGGCTGATCGAGCGCACGGTCGGCGGCGATGCCGAGGCGATCGATGCCTGCCTTGCCGTCGGCATGGTGGCACAGGAAGACGGGGCGCTGGCCTTCCGCCACGAGCTGGCGCGCCGCGCGGTCGAGGAGAATGTGCCGATCCCGCGCCGGCGCGATCTCCATGCCTGCATCCTCCATGCCCTGCAGAATCATGCGCCGGGCGAGGTGGTGGCCGCGCGCCTGGTGCATCATGCCGACCGCGCGCAGGACAGTGCCGCGGTCTTGCGCCTTGCCCCCATCGCCGCTGCCCGTGCCGCAGCGCTCAGCGCCCATCGTGAGGCGTCGGCGCATTACGAGACAGCGCTGCGCTATGCCAGCGCCCTGCCGCCGGCCGAGAAGGCGGCGCTCTATGAAAGCTTCTCTTATGAATGCTATGTGACCGACCGCACGGAGGAGGCGATTGCCGCGCGCCAAGCCGCCTTGGCCTTGTGGCGCGAGGTCGGCGAACGCCTCAAGGAAGGCGACAATCTGCGTTGGCTGTCGCGCCTCTCCTGGTTCAACGGCCAGAATGCCGTGGCCGAGCAATATGCCAAGGAAACGATTGCGCTGCTTGAAACGCTGCCGCCGGGGCCGGAACTCGCCATGGCCTACAGCAATTGCGCGCAGCTCTACATGCTGTCGCATCGGACACAGCTGGCGCGCGATTGGGGTGCCAAGGCGATCGCACTGGCGACACGTTTCAACGAGACCGAAATCCTCAGCCACGCCTACAACAATGTCGGTGCCGCGCGCCTCACGGAAGGCGATAACGGCGGCTGGGAGGATCTGGAGCGCAGCCTGGGCCTGGCGCTGGCCGGCGGTTTTCGCGAGCAGGCGGCGCGCGCCTATACCAATCTGGCAACGCGCGCGGTCGACATGCATGATTTCCGCGCTGCCAAGCCTTATCTCGATGCCGGCATCGCCTTTTGCGACCAGCACGATCTGGGGTCCTGGGGCCGCTACATGACCACGGTGCGGGCACGCGCGGCACTCGACCGCGGCGCCTGGAGCGAGGCGCAGGCAGATGCCGAGGCCGTCATCCGCCACCCGCGCACGGCGCCGATCAGCCGCATCCCCGCCCTCTACGCCTTGGGCCTGGTGCGGGCGCGGCGCGGCGATCCGGGAGCCGACGCGCTGCTGGAGGAAGCCTATGCATTGGCCAAGCCCACCGGCGAGCTGCAGCGCATCGGCCTTGTGGTCGTGGCACTCGCTGAATCCGCCTGGCTGCAGGGCAGGCTTGAAGACCGCGCGACCGAGCTCGATGAAGCGGCAGTCCTCGCCAAGGCGCAGCCGGAAGGCTGGATAAATGCCGAGATCGCCTTCTGGCGCTACCGCCTCGATCCGACGCGGAACGAGGCGGATGGCTGTTCCGGCCCGACGGTCGAGGCCCTGGCCGGTCGTCCGGCGCAGGCGGCGACGCAATGGTGCGACAAGGGCTGTGCTTACCTGCGCGCCATGCATCTGGCCGACAGCCCGGACGAGAACGATCTGCGCGCCGCCCTCACGGTGGCGGAAGGACTGGGTGCCATGCCGCTCGCCGGGATCCTGCGGCGGCGGTTGCGCGCGGCGGGCGTGCGCAGCGTGGCGCGGGGTGTGCAGGAACGCCATCGCCACAATCCCCATGGCCTCACCACGCGGGAGCTCGGCGTCCTCGCGCAATTGACCGAGGGTCTGCGCAATGCCGACATCGCGCGCCGCCTGTTCGTGTCGGAAAAGACTATCGACCACCACGTCTCGTCGATTCTGGCCAAGCTCGGCGTGCGCTCGCGTGGCGAAGCGGCCGCCATGGCCAACCGTCTCGGTCTGGTCGAGCCGGAAGGCACTCTCGCGTTAGCCAAGAGCAAGTAG
- a CDS encoding SIS domain-containing protein, with protein MKIKDRIQDVLRAEAAAIMGIDVTDSFVEAVSWLVACRGKVVVTGIGKAGQVALKYAAILNATGTPAFFLHAAEAAHGDLGSLGAGDLLIAFSVSGTSSEVVGAVSHARQLGVGRVLAVTASKQSPLGQAADLVIEMGRIEEACPLGLTATASTAVMSAIGDALALAAMEQRGYTAADFGKRHPGGALGQATKTP; from the coding sequence GTGAAGATCAAAGACCGCATCCAGGACGTTCTGCGCGCCGAGGCCGCCGCCATCATGGGCATTGATGTCACGGACAGCTTCGTCGAGGCCGTCTCCTGGCTCGTCGCCTGCCGCGGCAAGGTGGTCGTCACCGGCATCGGCAAGGCGGGGCAGGTGGCGCTTAAATATGCCGCGATCCTGAATGCCACCGGCACACCCGCCTTCTTCCTGCATGCGGCGGAGGCGGCCCATGGCGACCTCGGCAGCCTCGGCGCGGGCGACCTGCTCATCGCCTTTTCCGTGAGCGGTACATCTTCTGAAGTGGTTGGCGCGGTCTCCCACGCGCGGCAGCTTGGCGTTGGCCGCGTCCTCGCCGTGACCGCATCCAAGCAATCTCCGCTTGGCCAAGCGGCCGACCTCGTCATCGAGATGGGCCGCATCGAGGAGGCCTGCCCCCTCGGCCTCACCGCCACCGCCAGCACCGCCGTCATGTCGGCCATCGGCGACGCCCTGGCCCTCGCCGCCATGGAGCAACGCGGTTACACCGCTGCAGATTTCGGCAAACGCCATCCCGGCGGCGCGCTGGGCCAGGCCACCAAGACACCCTGA
- a CDS encoding YifB family Mg chelatase-like AAA ATPase, with the protein MVARVRTVAFEGVDVRPIDAQVQISGGMPAFTLVGLPDKAVGESRERVRAALTAIGLALPPKRITVNLAPADLLKEGSHFDLPIALGLLAAMGVIEASSLDAFVVLGELGLDGSVAAVAGVLPAALHAASSDLGLICPEAQGGEAAWAGEINVVAPGNLLALMHHLKGQQVLRAPEPKMAEDAGSTLDLKDIKGQESAKRALEIAAAGGHNLLMIGPPGSGKSMLAQRLPGLLPPLSPAEALEVTMIHSLAGNLAEGRLLRRRPFRDPHHSASLPALVGGGLRARPGEISLAHLGVLFLDELPEFQRATLEALRQPMETGRVSIARANAHVTYPARVQVVAAMNPCRCGHLGDPALGCGKAPKCALDYQSRISGPIFDRIDLHVDVPAVSAADLSLPPPAEGSAEVAARVAAARARQIERYAAHNLRSNAEADGEILEILAAPDAEGRRLLTQAVEKFRLSARGYHRVLRVARTLADLADAKDVRAIHIAEALGYRRLAPSR; encoded by the coding sequence ATGGTCGCGCGCGTTCGCACGGTAGCTTTCGAAGGCGTCGATGTGCGGCCCATTGATGCGCAGGTGCAGATTTCGGGCGGCATGCCGGCCTTTACGCTGGTGGGCCTCCCGGACAAGGCGGTGGGAGAGAGCCGGGAGCGGGTGCGGGCGGCGTTGACCGCCATTGGCCTCGCGCTTCCCCCTAAGCGCATCACGGTGAACCTGGCCCCCGCTGACCTCTTGAAAGAGGGATCGCATTTCGACCTTCCCATCGCCTTGGGGCTGCTGGCCGCCATGGGCGTCATTGAGGCCTCCTCGCTCGATGCATTCGTCGTGCTGGGCGAGCTGGGGCTGGATGGATCGGTCGCCGCAGTGGCGGGCGTGCTGCCGGCGGCACTCCATGCCGCCTCGAGCGATCTCGGCCTCATCTGTCCCGAGGCACAGGGTGGCGAGGCGGCCTGGGCGGGCGAGATCAATGTCGTGGCGCCAGGCAATCTCCTCGCGCTCATGCATCATCTCAAAGGCCAGCAGGTGCTGCGGGCGCCCGAGCCGAAGATGGCGGAGGATGCCGGCTCGACCCTGGACCTCAAGGACATCAAGGGCCAGGAGAGTGCCAAGCGTGCCTTGGAGATCGCCGCCGCCGGCGGCCATAACCTGCTGATGATCGGCCCGCCGGGATCGGGGAAGTCGATGCTGGCGCAACGCCTGCCCGGCCTGCTGCCGCCGCTTTCCCCGGCGGAAGCGTTGGAAGTCACCATGATCCATAGCCTTGCCGGCAATCTTGCCGAAGGAAGGTTGCTGCGCCGCCGTCCGTTTCGCGACCCGCATCATTCGGCAAGCCTGCCGGCCCTGGTCGGCGGTGGCCTTCGCGCGCGGCCGGGGGAGATCAGCCTCGCCCATCTCGGCGTCCTCTTCCTCGACGAGTTGCCGGAATTTCAGCGCGCGACCTTGGAAGCCCTGCGCCAGCCGATGGAGACGGGCCGCGTCTCGATCGCGCGTGCCAATGCCCATGTGACCTATCCAGCAAGGGTGCAGGTCGTGGCGGCGATGAACCCCTGCCGCTGCGGGCATCTCGGCGACCCGGCCCTGGGTTGCGGCAAGGCCCCCAAATGCGCACTGGATTACCAGTCGCGCATTTCCGGGCCGATCTTCGACCGCATCGATCTCCATGTCGACGTGCCGGCGGTTTCCGCCGCCGATCTATCCCTGCCCCCACCGGCCGAAGGCAGTGCCGAGGTGGCCGCCCGCGTCGCCGCCGCCCGTGCGCGGCAGATTGAGCGCTACGCCGCCCATAACTTGCGCAGCAATGCCGAGGCCGATGGCGAGATATTGGAAATCCTCGCCGCCCCCGATGCAGAAGGGCGCCGCCTGCTCACCCAAGCGGTCGAGAAGTTCCGCCTCTCGGCCCGCGGCTATCACCGCGTGCTGCGCGTGGCACGCACACTGGCCGACCTCGCCGACGCCAAGGACGTCCGCGCCATCCATATCGCCGAGGCCCTCGGCTACCGGCGGCTGGCGCCAAGCCGATAG